In Streptomyces chartreusis, the following proteins share a genomic window:
- a CDS encoding WhiB family transcriptional regulator — protein sequence MLQPPHSSMQVAAVPAQRVPARDRDQDAPWHTEAVCRRDEAGLFFAPSKEPTAARLSREEAAKRVCARCPVMVECREHALLQPEPYGVWGGLTAAERRVVLARRRRRDMELKKAARATNRIAQAG from the coding sequence GTGCTGCAACCGCCGCATTCGTCCATGCAGGTAGCTGCCGTTCCGGCCCAGCGGGTGCCAGCGCGAGACAGGGACCAAGACGCCCCGTGGCATACGGAGGCCGTGTGCCGCCGTGACGAGGCCGGCCTGTTCTTCGCCCCCTCCAAGGAGCCCACCGCGGCCCGACTCTCCCGTGAGGAAGCGGCCAAGCGGGTCTGTGCCCGCTGTCCGGTCATGGTGGAGTGCCGTGAACACGCCCTGCTACAGCCCGAGCCCTACGGGGTCTGGGGCGGCCTCACCGCGGCCGAGCGCCGCGTGGTCCTGGCCAGGCGCCGCCGCCGCGACATGGAGCTGAAGAAGGCCGCGCGGGCGACGAACCGGATAGCGCAGGCGGGCTGA
- the ychF gene encoding redox-regulated ATPase YchF, translating to MSLTIGIVGLPNVGKSTLFNALTKNDVLAANYPFATIEPNVGVVGVPDERLAKLAEIFSSQRVLPATVDFVDIAGIVRGASEGEGLGNKFLANIRESDAICQVIRAFKDENVVHVDGKVSPKDDIETINTELILADLQTIEKVLPRLQKESRIKKDIAPKVKAVEEAKEILEKGDTLFSAGIVQGSGNEELLHDLHLLTTKPFLYVFNVDEDELVDDDFKNEQRALVAPAEAIFLNAKLEADLAELDEADAMELLESVGAEEPGLATLARVGFNTLGLQTYLTAGPKESRAWTIKKGATAPEAAGVIHTDFQKGFIKAEVISFADLVETGSVAEARAKGKARMEGKEYVMQDGDVVEFRFNV from the coding sequence GTGTCGCTCACGATCGGAATCGTCGGTCTGCCGAATGTCGGCAAGTCGACCCTGTTCAACGCCCTGACCAAGAACGACGTGCTGGCGGCCAACTACCCGTTCGCCACGATCGAGCCCAACGTCGGCGTGGTCGGCGTCCCCGACGAGCGCCTCGCGAAACTGGCCGAGATCTTCTCCTCGCAGCGCGTCCTCCCGGCGACCGTGGACTTCGTGGACATCGCCGGCATCGTGCGCGGCGCCTCCGAGGGCGAGGGCCTGGGCAACAAGTTCCTCGCGAACATCCGTGAGTCCGACGCGATCTGCCAGGTCATCCGTGCCTTCAAGGACGAGAACGTCGTGCACGTCGACGGCAAGGTCTCGCCCAAGGATGACATCGAGACGATCAACACCGAGCTGATCCTCGCCGACCTCCAGACCATCGAGAAGGTCCTGCCGCGCCTCCAGAAGGAGTCGCGGATCAAGAAGGACATCGCCCCGAAGGTGAAGGCCGTCGAGGAGGCCAAGGAGATCCTGGAGAAGGGCGACACGCTGTTCTCGGCGGGCATCGTCCAGGGCTCCGGCAACGAGGAGCTCCTGCACGACCTGCACCTGCTGACGACGAAGCCGTTCCTCTACGTCTTCAACGTTGACGAGGACGAGCTGGTCGACGACGACTTCAAGAACGAGCAGCGCGCGCTGGTGGCCCCCGCCGAGGCGATCTTCCTGAACGCCAAGCTGGAGGCGGACCTCGCGGAGCTCGACGAGGCGGACGCGATGGAGCTGCTGGAGTCGGTCGGCGCGGAGGAGCCCGGCCTCGCCACCCTCGCCCGCGTCGGCTTCAACACCCTCGGCCTCCAGACGTACCTCACGGCCGGCCCCAAGGAATCCCGCGCCTGGACGATCAAGAAGGGTGCCACCGCCCCGGAGGCGGCCGGCGTCATCCACACCGACTTCCAGAAGGGCTTCATCAAGGCCGAGGTCATCTCCTTCGCCGACCTGGTGGAAACCGGCTCGGTGGCCGAGGCCCGCGCGAAGGGGAAGGCGCGGATGGAGGGCAAGGAGTATGTGATGCAGGACGGGGACGTGGTGGAGTTCCGCTTCAACGTCTAG
- a CDS encoding 4-hydroxy-3-methylbut-2-enyl diphosphate reductase, which produces MTASSGRRVLLAAPRGYCAGVDRAVIAVEKALEQYGAPVYVRHEIVHNKYVVQTLEKKGAIFVERTEEVPPGNIVMFSAHGVAPVVHEEAARGQLATIDATCPLVTKVHKEAVRFADDDYDILLIGHEGHEEVIGTSGEAPDHIQLVDGPGDVAKVEVRDESKVVWLSQTTLSVDETMETVDALKEKFPQLISPPSDDICYATQNRQLAVKQMGAEAELVIVVGSRNSSNSKRLVEVAKLAGSREAYLVDFASEIEEAWLEGVTTVGVTSGASVPEVLVEEVLEWLSQRGYGDVELVKAAEESITFSLPKELRRDLREEAAALIAERTGASDSGE; this is translated from the coding sequence ATGACTGCTTCGTCTGGCCGCCGTGTCCTGCTCGCCGCCCCCCGTGGCTACTGCGCGGGTGTGGACCGCGCCGTGATCGCCGTCGAGAAAGCCCTGGAGCAGTACGGCGCTCCGGTGTACGTCCGGCACGAGATCGTCCACAACAAGTACGTCGTGCAGACCCTGGAGAAGAAGGGCGCCATCTTCGTCGAGCGCACGGAGGAGGTGCCGCCGGGCAACATCGTGATGTTCTCGGCGCACGGCGTGGCCCCCGTCGTCCACGAGGAGGCCGCGCGCGGACAGCTCGCCACCATCGACGCGACCTGCCCCCTGGTCACCAAGGTCCACAAGGAAGCCGTCCGCTTCGCCGACGACGACTACGACATCCTCCTGATCGGTCACGAGGGCCACGAGGAGGTCATCGGTACGTCCGGTGAGGCCCCCGACCACATCCAGCTCGTCGACGGCCCGGGCGACGTCGCCAAGGTCGAGGTCCGCGACGAGTCGAAGGTCGTCTGGCTCTCCCAGACCACCCTCTCCGTCGACGAGACCATGGAGACCGTCGACGCGCTGAAGGAGAAGTTCCCGCAGCTCATCTCCCCGCCCAGCGACGACATCTGCTACGCCACGCAGAACCGTCAGCTCGCGGTGAAGCAGATGGGCGCCGAGGCCGAGCTGGTCATCGTGGTCGGCTCGCGCAACTCCTCCAACTCCAAGCGGCTGGTCGAGGTCGCCAAGCTCGCCGGCTCCCGCGAGGCCTACCTCGTGGACTTCGCGAGCGAGATCGAGGAGGCCTGGCTGGAGGGCGTGACCACGGTCGGCGTCACCTCCGGCGCATCCGTCCCCGAGGTCCTCGTCGAGGAGGTCCTGGAGTGGCTGTCCCAGCGCGGCTACGGAGATGTGGAGCTCGTGAAGGCCGCCGAGGAGTCGATCACCTTCTCGCTGCCCAAGGAACTGCGGCGTGACCTGCGTGAAGAGGCGGCGGCGCTGATCGCCGAGCGCACCGGGGCGAGCGACTCCGGGGAGTGA
- a CDS encoding malonic semialdehyde reductase yields MSLVLDPAAQDLLFREARTANTFTDEPVTEEQVQAIYDLVKYGPTAFNQTPLRITLVRSAEARERLVQHMSEGNQAKTASAPLVAILSADNEFHEELPTLFPAFPQAKDVFFSERPARENAAGMNAALQAAYFIVGVRAAGLAAGPMTGFDFEGVRKEFLDDDHTPLMVVNIGRPGADAWYPRSPRLDFDQVVTTV; encoded by the coding sequence ATGTCTCTCGTTCTTGACCCCGCCGCCCAGGACCTGCTGTTCCGCGAGGCCCGCACCGCGAACACGTTCACCGACGAGCCGGTGACCGAGGAGCAGGTCCAGGCGATCTACGACCTGGTCAAGTACGGCCCCACCGCCTTCAACCAGACCCCGCTGCGCATCACCCTGGTCCGCTCGGCCGAGGCCCGTGAGCGTCTGGTGCAGCACATGTCCGAGGGCAACCAGGCCAAGACCGCGAGCGCCCCGCTGGTCGCGATCCTCTCCGCGGACAACGAGTTCCACGAGGAGCTGCCGACCCTGTTCCCGGCCTTCCCGCAGGCCAAGGACGTCTTCTTCAGCGAGCGCCCGGCCCGCGAGAACGCCGCCGGGATGAACGCCGCCCTCCAGGCCGCGTACTTCATCGTCGGCGTCCGCGCCGCGGGGCTCGCCGCCGGCCCGATGACCGGCTTCGACTTCGAGGGCGTCCGCAAGGAGTTCCTGGACGACGACCACACCCCGCTGATGGTCGTCAACATCGGCAGGCCCGGCGCCGACGCCTGGTACCCGCGCTCCCCGCGCCTGGACTTCGATCAGGTCGTCACCACGGTCTGA
- the glpX gene encoding class II fructose-bisphosphatase, which translates to MTENHHHLPSELEVPSEAPDRNLALELVRVTEAAAMAAGRWVGRGDKNGADGAAVRAMRTLVHTVSMNGVVVIGEGEKDEAPMLFNGERVGDGTGAEVDIAVDPIDGTTLTAKGMPNAISVLAAADRGSMFDPSAVFYMDKLVTGPEAADFVDIDAPVAVNIRRVAKAKRSTPEDVTVVILDRPRHEGIIKEIRDAGARIKLISDGDVAGSIYALREGTGVDMLLGIGGTPEGIISACAVKCLGGTIQGKLWPKDDEERQRALDAGHDLDRVLMTDDLVSGDNVFFVATGITDGELLRGVRYRSENATTDSIVMRSKSGTVRRIDSEHRLSKLRAYSAIDFDRAK; encoded by the coding sequence ATGACCGAGAATCATCATCATCTGCCGTCCGAACTCGAAGTACCCAGCGAAGCTCCCGACCGCAACCTCGCCCTGGAGCTGGTCCGTGTGACCGAGGCGGCGGCGATGGCCGCCGGCCGCTGGGTGGGGCGCGGCGACAAGAACGGCGCCGACGGTGCCGCGGTACGCGCCATGCGGACCCTCGTCCACACCGTGTCGATGAACGGCGTCGTCGTCATCGGTGAGGGCGAGAAGGACGAGGCGCCGATGCTCTTCAACGGGGAGCGGGTCGGCGACGGTACCGGCGCCGAGGTCGACATCGCCGTCGACCCGATCGATGGCACCACGCTGACCGCGAAGGGCATGCCCAACGCGATCTCCGTGCTCGCCGCGGCCGACCGGGGCTCCATGTTCGACCCGTCCGCCGTGTTCTACATGGACAAGCTGGTCACCGGGCCCGAGGCGGCCGACTTCGTCGACATCGACGCGCCCGTGGCCGTGAACATCCGCCGGGTCGCGAAGGCGAAGCGCTCCACGCCCGAGGACGTCACCGTCGTCATCCTGGACCGGCCCCGGCACGAGGGCATCATCAAGGAGATCCGGGACGCCGGCGCGCGCATCAAGCTGATCTCCGACGGCGATGTCGCGGGTTCGATCTACGCGCTGCGCGAGGGCACCGGCGTCGACATGCTGCTCGGCATCGGCGGTACGCCGGAGGGCATCATCTCGGCCTGTGCCGTGAAGTGCCTCGGCGGCACCATCCAGGGCAAGCTCTGGCCGAAGGACGACGAGGAGCGGCAGCGGGCGCTCGACGCCGGGCACGACCTGGACCGGGTCCTGATGACCGACGACCTGGTCTCCGGCGACAACGTGTTCTTCGTCGCGACCGGCATCACCGACGGCGAGCTGCTGCGCGGCGTGCGCTACCGGTCGGAGAACGCGACGACCGACTCGATCGTGATGCGGTCGAAGTCGGGGACGGTGCGGCGGATCGACTCCGAGCACCGGCTGAGCAAGCTGCGGGCCTACAGCGCGATCGACTTCGACAGGGCGAAGTGA
- a CDS encoding DUF6542 domain-containing protein, translating into MERGESRTRRGEGRFLREGDSGGSGRGGSGPSGEWPARASRAGAADDDAKAAARAARAARLAKARASRDAASPRPARSTRPGPQRRPRSEQAAAVRRPAPEPAPARRFPDPRLTGLGSGLFCGAVMLVLGYFDSLLFGSLTLYSVLFLPVCALTALWVREGDLLTAPVVVPIAFAVGLLPVADSGGGFSGRLMGIVSALATEAGWLYGGTLIAGVVVLVRRVRLIARRVAARRRTSVSGG; encoded by the coding sequence GTGGAGCGGGGCGAGAGTCGTACGAGGCGCGGCGAGGGCCGATTCCTGAGGGAGGGCGACAGCGGCGGAAGCGGGCGGGGCGGCTCGGGGCCGTCCGGTGAGTGGCCGGCCCGGGCGTCCCGGGCCGGTGCCGCCGACGACGACGCCAAGGCCGCCGCCCGTGCCGCCAGAGCCGCTCGGCTCGCGAAAGCCCGGGCCTCCCGCGACGCCGCGTCCCCCAGGCCAGCCCGCTCCACCCGCCCCGGCCCGCAGCGCCGGCCACGTTCGGAACAAGCCGCGGCGGTACGGCGGCCGGCCCCGGAGCCTGCGCCCGCACGCCGGTTTCCCGACCCCCGGCTCACCGGACTCGGCAGCGGTCTGTTCTGCGGGGCCGTGATGCTGGTGCTCGGCTATTTCGACTCGCTGCTGTTCGGGTCGCTGACGCTGTACAGCGTGCTGTTCCTGCCGGTGTGCGCGCTGACCGCGCTCTGGGTGCGCGAGGGCGATCTGCTGACCGCGCCGGTGGTCGTACCGATCGCGTTCGCGGTGGGGCTGCTTCCGGTGGCCGACAGCGGCGGCGGATTCAGCGGCCGGCTGATGGGGATCGTCAGCGCCCTCGCCACAGAGGCCGGATGGCTGTACGGCGGGACGCTGATCGCCGGTGTCGTGGTGCTCGTGCGCCGAGTGCGCCTGATCGCCCGGCGGGTGGCAGCACGCCGCCGGACGAGCGTGAGCGGCGGCTAG
- the ppgK gene encoding polyphosphate--glucose phosphotransferase: protein MQIFGLDIGGSGIKGAPVDLDRGDLAQERFKVLTPQPATPDGVADGVKEVVEHYGWTGPVGLTFPGVVTDGSTIRTAANVDKSWIDTDARALFSDRLGGHPVTVVNDADAAGVAEMHFGAGRGRKGTVILLTFGTGIGSALFVDGRLVPNTELGHLELHGHDAEKRASSKAKEDEDLSWEHWAHRVRKYLAHVEMLFSPELFIIGGGVSRKAQKFLHYIEDIKAEIVPAQLQNNAGIVGAAMHAAERDG from the coding sequence ATGCAGATCTTCGGCTTGGACATCGGTGGATCCGGGATCAAGGGCGCCCCGGTGGATCTGGACAGGGGCGACCTGGCCCAGGAGCGCTTCAAGGTGCTCACTCCGCAACCGGCCACACCCGACGGGGTCGCCGACGGCGTGAAGGAGGTCGTCGAGCACTACGGCTGGACGGGCCCGGTCGGGCTCACCTTCCCCGGTGTGGTCACCGACGGCTCCACGATCCGTACGGCGGCCAACGTCGACAAGAGCTGGATCGACACGGACGCGCGGGCGCTGTTCAGCGACAGGCTGGGCGGTCACCCGGTGACGGTGGTCAACGACGCGGACGCGGCCGGCGTCGCCGAGATGCACTTCGGCGCGGGCCGCGGCCGCAAGGGCACCGTGATCCTGCTCACCTTCGGCACGGGCATCGGCAGCGCCCTGTTCGTCGACGGCCGCCTGGTCCCCAACACCGAGCTGGGCCACCTCGAACTCCACGGCCACGACGCCGAGAAGCGTGCGTCCAGCAAGGCCAAGGAGGACGAGGACCTGTCCTGGGAGCACTGGGCGCACCGGGTGCGGAAGTACCTCGCGCACGTCGAGATGCTGTTCTCGCCCGAGCTGTTCATCATCGGCGGCGGGGTGAGCCGCAAGGCCCAGAAGTTCCTGCACTACATCGAGGACATCAAGGCGGAGATCGTGCCCGCCCAGCTCCAGAACAACGCCGGGATCGTCGGCGCCGCGATGCACGCGGCGGAGCGGGACGGCTAG
- the xseA gene encoding exodeoxyribonuclease VII large subunit: MAVNTTPESALPVGEVSRLIGGWIDRLGAVWVEGQITQLSRRPGAGVVFLTLRDPSYDISVSVTCYRQVFDAVADVVTEGARVVVLAKPEWYAPRGQLSLRATEIKPVGVGELLARLEMLKKSLAAEGLFAPERKKPLPFLPQLIGLVCGRASAAERDVLENARHRWPAVRFEVRNVAVQGVHAVPQVVQAVKELDDIDDVDVIIVARGGGSVEDLLPFSDEQLVRAVASCRTPVVSAIGHEPDNPLLDHVADLRASTPTDAAKKVVPDVGEEYERVRMLRDRARRCVEAFVDREERGLAHALARPSIEDPHRMIDERADHVASLLDRGRRCLGHHLDRAESELTHTHARVVALSPAATLKRGYAVLQRADGHVVRDPGEVTADEALRARVAEGEFSVRVDASVDAQADA; the protein is encoded by the coding sequence ATGGCTGTGAACACGACCCCGGAGTCCGCCCTGCCCGTCGGTGAGGTGTCGCGGCTCATCGGGGGGTGGATCGACCGGCTCGGGGCGGTGTGGGTCGAGGGGCAGATCACGCAGTTGTCGCGGCGGCCGGGCGCCGGCGTGGTGTTCCTGACGCTGCGCGACCCGTCGTACGACATCTCCGTGAGCGTGACCTGTTACCGGCAGGTCTTCGACGCCGTCGCCGACGTGGTGACCGAGGGCGCCCGGGTCGTCGTGCTCGCCAAGCCCGAGTGGTACGCCCCGCGCGGCCAGCTCTCCCTGCGTGCCACCGAGATAAAGCCGGTCGGCGTCGGCGAGTTGCTCGCCCGGCTGGAGATGCTGAAGAAGTCCCTGGCCGCCGAGGGGCTCTTCGCGCCGGAGCGGAAGAAGCCGCTCCCCTTCCTTCCCCAGCTCATCGGCCTGGTCTGCGGACGCGCCTCCGCGGCCGAGCGGGACGTCCTGGAGAACGCCCGCCACCGCTGGCCCGCCGTCCGCTTCGAGGTGCGCAACGTCGCCGTGCAGGGCGTGCACGCCGTGCCGCAGGTCGTGCAGGCGGTCAAGGAGCTCGACGACATCGACGACGTGGACGTGATCATCGTCGCCCGCGGCGGTGGCAGCGTGGAGGACCTGCTGCCCTTCTCCGACGAGCAGCTCGTGCGGGCCGTCGCCTCGTGCCGTACGCCGGTGGTGTCCGCCATCGGGCACGAGCCCGACAACCCGCTCCTCGATCATGTCGCCGACCTGCGCGCCTCCACCCCGACCGACGCCGCCAAGAAGGTCGTGCCGGACGTGGGCGAGGAGTACGAGCGGGTGCGGATGCTGCGCGACCGGGCCCGGCGGTGCGTCGAGGCGTTCGTCGACCGCGAGGAGCGCGGGCTCGCGCACGCCCTGGCGCGGCCGTCGATAGAGGATCCGCACCGGATGATCGACGAGCGGGCCGACCATGTGGCGTCCCTGCTCGACCGCGGCCGCCGCTGCCTCGGCCATCACCTCGACCGCGCCGAGTCCGAACTGACGCACACGCACGCGCGCGTGGTGGCCCTCTCCCCCGCCGCGACCCTGAAGCGGGGGTACGCCGTGCTGCAGCGGGCCGACGGGCATGTGGTCCGCGACCCCGGCGAGGTGACCGCGGACGAGGCGCTGCGGGCACGGGTCGCCGAGGGCGAGTTCTCCGTACGGGTCGACGCCTCTGTCGACGCACAGGCCGATGCATAG
- a CDS encoding fumarate hydratase, with the protein MPEFAYTDLLPMGEDTTPYRLVTAEGVSTFEADGRTFLKVEPEALRKLAEEAIHDIQHYLRPAHLAQLRRIIDDPEASSNDKFVALDLLKNANIAAAGVLPMCQDTGTAIVMGKRGQNVLTEGGDEAALSRGIYDAYLNLNLRYSQMAPLTMWEEKNTGSNLPAQIELYATDGGAYKFLFMAKGGGSANKSFLYQETKAVLNESSMMKFLEEKIRSLGTAACPPYHLAIVVGGTSAEYALKTAKYASAHYLDEIPAEGSPLGHGFRDKELEEKVFELTQQIGIGAQFGGKYFCHDVRVVRLPRHGASCPVAIAVSCSADRQAVAKITAEGVFLEQLETDPARFLPETTDEHLDESSDVVRIDLNQPMDDILAELTKYPVKTRLSLTGPLVVARDIAHAKIKERLDAGEDMPQYLKDHPVYYAGPAKTPEGYASGSFGPTTAGRMDSYVEQFQAAGGSKVMLAKGNRSKQVTDACDAHGGFYLGSIGGPAARLAQDCIKKVEVVEYEELGMEAVWKIEVEDFPAFIVVDDKGNDFFQDPAPAPTFTSIPVRGPGLA; encoded by the coding sequence ATGCCTGAGTTCGCGTACACCGATCTGCTCCCCATGGGAGAGGACACCACCCCCTACCGGCTGGTGACCGCCGAGGGTGTCTCCACCTTCGAGGCCGACGGGCGGACGTTCCTCAAGGTGGAGCCGGAGGCGCTGCGCAAGCTGGCCGAGGAGGCCATCCACGACATCCAGCACTACCTGCGCCCGGCCCACCTCGCCCAGCTTCGCCGGATCATCGACGACCCCGAGGCGTCGAGCAACGACAAGTTCGTGGCGCTGGACCTGCTGAAGAACGCGAACATCGCGGCGGCGGGTGTCCTGCCCATGTGCCAGGACACCGGTACGGCGATCGTGATGGGCAAGCGCGGCCAGAACGTGCTGACCGAGGGCGGCGACGAGGCCGCCCTCAGCCGCGGCATCTACGACGCCTACCTGAACCTCAACCTGCGGTACTCGCAGATGGCTCCGCTCACCATGTGGGAGGAGAAGAACACCGGCTCCAACCTGCCGGCGCAGATCGAGCTGTACGCCACCGACGGCGGCGCCTACAAGTTCCTGTTCATGGCGAAGGGCGGCGGCTCCGCCAACAAGTCCTTCCTGTACCAGGAGACCAAGGCCGTCCTGAACGAGTCCTCCATGATGAAGTTCCTGGAGGAGAAGATCCGCTCGCTCGGTACGGCCGCGTGCCCGCCGTACCACCTGGCGATCGTCGTCGGCGGCACCTCCGCCGAGTACGCGCTGAAGACCGCCAAGTACGCCTCCGCGCACTACCTGGACGAGATCCCGGCCGAGGGCTCGCCGCTCGGGCACGGCTTCCGGGACAAGGAGCTGGAGGAGAAGGTCTTCGAGCTGACGCAGCAGATCGGCATCGGGGCGCAGTTCGGCGGCAAGTACTTCTGCCACGACGTGCGCGTGGTGCGCCTGCCCCGGCACGGCGCCTCCTGCCCGGTCGCCATCGCCGTCTCCTGCTCCGCCGACCGCCAGGCCGTCGCGAAGATCACCGCCGAGGGCGTCTTCCTGGAGCAGCTGGAGACGGACCCGGCGCGCTTCCTGCCGGAGACGACCGACGAGCACCTCGACGAGTCCTCGGACGTCGTCCGCATCGACCTCAACCAGCCGATGGACGACATCCTCGCCGAGCTGACCAAGTACCCGGTCAAGACCCGGCTCTCGCTCACCGGCCCGCTGGTCGTGGCCCGTGACATCGCGCACGCCAAGATCAAGGAGCGGCTGGACGCGGGCGAGGACATGCCGCAGTACCTCAAGGACCACCCGGTGTACTACGCCGGGCCCGCGAAGACCCCCGAGGGCTACGCGTCCGGTTCCTTCGGTCCGACGACGGCCGGCCGCATGGACTCCTACGTCGAGCAGTTCCAGGCCGCCGGCGGCTCCAAGGTGATGCTCGCCAAGGGCAACCGCAGCAAGCAGGTCACCGACGCGTGCGACGCGCACGGCGGCTTCTACCTCGGCTCCATCGGCGGCCCCGCCGCCCGGCTCGCCCAGGACTGCATCAAGAAGGTCGAGGTCGTCGAGTACGAGGAGCTCGGCATGGAGGCCGTCTGGAAGATCGAGGTCGAGGACTTCCCGGCGTTCATCGTGGTCGACGACAAGGGCAACGACTTCTTCCAGGACCCGGCGCCCGCCCCGACGTTCACCAGCATCCCGGTGCGCGGCCCCGGTCTGGCGTAG
- a CDS encoding DUF1707 SHOCT-like domain-containing protein — protein MDLQKRTAPAPATELRASDADRDRIADILRDALGEGRLTADEHAERVEGVLAAKTVGELEVFIRDLPAAQRRRDPYVAAPSRPAPGAIPVEPDDNVVAVFSSAVRKGRWRAGRRIHAYAIFGSVEIDLSEALFQYQHVMIRAISVFGNVEVRVPENVSLRGAGGGVLGNFEVDHLDAEDPEAPVVHVDGWAVLGNIEGRPKRGKLVADILDRVQRKVDKSLRKHLDR, from the coding sequence GTGGACCTTCAGAAGCGCACCGCTCCCGCTCCCGCCACCGAGCTCCGGGCGTCCGACGCCGACCGCGACCGGATCGCCGACATCCTGCGCGACGCCCTGGGCGAAGGGCGTCTGACCGCCGATGAGCACGCCGAGCGGGTCGAGGGTGTCCTGGCCGCCAAGACGGTCGGTGAACTGGAGGTGTTCATCCGGGATCTGCCCGCCGCACAGCGGCGCCGCGACCCGTACGTCGCCGCCCCCAGCCGCCCGGCCCCGGGCGCCATCCCGGTCGAGCCCGACGACAACGTGGTCGCGGTGTTCAGCAGCGCCGTCCGCAAGGGCCGCTGGCGCGCGGGCCGCCGGATCCACGCGTACGCGATCTTCGGCAGCGTCGAGATAGACCTCAGCGAGGCGCTCTTCCAGTACCAGCACGTGATGATCCGGGCGATCTCGGTCTTCGGCAACGTCGAGGTCCGCGTCCCGGAGAACGTCTCGCTGCGCGGCGCCGGCGGCGGTGTGCTCGGCAACTTCGAGGTGGACCACCTCGACGCGGAGGACCCCGAGGCGCCGGTCGTCCATGTCGACGGCTGGGCCGTGCTGGGCAACATCGAAGGCAGGCCGAAACGGGGCAAGCTCGTGGCGGACATACTCGATCGCGTTCAGCGCAAGGTCGACAAGAGTTTGCGCAAGCATCTGGATCGTTGA
- a CDS encoding exodeoxyribonuclease VII small subunit — MTSKVEEALGYEQARDELIEVVRRLEAGGTTLEESLALWERGEELAKVCRRWLDGARARLDAALAEEAEAEAAQESGGDES, encoded by the coding sequence ATGACCAGCAAGGTGGAAGAAGCGCTCGGGTACGAGCAGGCCCGGGACGAGCTGATCGAGGTCGTCCGGCGGCTGGAGGCGGGCGGTACGACGCTGGAGGAGTCCCTCGCGCTCTGGGAGCGCGGCGAGGAGCTGGCCAAGGTCTGCCGGCGCTGGCTGGACGGGGCTCGGGCGCGGCTGGACGCGGCCCTGGCCGAGGAGGCCGAGGCGGAGGCCGCGCAGGAGAGCGGCGGGGACGAGTCCTAG
- a CDS encoding DUF4245 domain-containing protein gives MAGSNGKQKSVRNMVLSLGVTVLAAGVIYLFVPRDDSAPDLPRIDYRVELLTARRAASYPVAAPVGLPESFKPTSVRFKGDDFDAWHLGFHTAGGEYLQVEQSAEKPATFLEKATQGGRASEVTEKIGDRTWTRYTGGRYDALVHEEKGATTVVAGTGSFEQLSQMAKALKSQ, from the coding sequence GTGGCAGGTTCGAACGGTAAGCAGAAGTCGGTCCGCAACATGGTGCTCTCGCTCGGAGTGACCGTGCTCGCGGCAGGAGTCATCTATCTCTTCGTCCCCCGTGACGACAGCGCTCCCGACCTCCCGCGGATCGACTACCGCGTCGAGCTGCTGACGGCCCGGCGCGCGGCGTCCTACCCGGTGGCCGCGCCCGTGGGCCTGCCGGAGAGCTTCAAGCCGACCTCCGTGCGCTTCAAGGGCGACGACTTCGACGCCTGGCACCTCGGCTTCCACACCGCCGGCGGGGAGTACCTCCAGGTCGAGCAGTCGGCCGAGAAGCCGGCGACGTTCCTGGAGAAGGCAACCCAGGGCGGACGGGCCAGCGAGGTCACCGAGAAGATCGGCGACCGGACCTGGACGCGGTACACGGGCGGCCGTTACGACGCGCTCGTGCACGAGGAGAAGGGCGCGACGACCGTGGTCGCGGGCACCGGTTCCTTCGAGCAGCTGTCGCAGATGGCGAAGGCGCTCAAGTCGCAGTGA